The following are from one region of the Bacillus methanolicus MGA3 genome:
- the pstB gene encoding phosphate ABC transporter ATP-binding protein PstB, with translation MTFIKDETANMREKEKMAVYQTKQLNLWYGDNHALKNIDLDIYENEVTAIIGPSGCGKSTYIKTLNRMIELVPSVRTSGEITYRGRNIFDRDYRVEELRTKVGMVFQKPNPFPKSIYENVAYGPKIHGIRDKKTLDQIVEKSLRGAAIWDEVKDRLHTNAYGLSGGQQQRLCIARCLAIEPDVILMDEPTSALDPISTLKVEELVQELKKDFSIIIVTHNMQQAARISDKTAFFLNGEVVEYSDTNKIFSNPSDKRTEDYITGRFG, from the coding sequence ATGACATTTATCAAGGATGAGACAGCAAACATGAGAGAAAAAGAAAAAATGGCAGTTTATCAAACAAAACAATTAAACTTATGGTACGGTGACAATCACGCTTTAAAAAATATTGATCTTGATATATACGAAAATGAAGTAACTGCAATAATCGGTCCGTCAGGCTGCGGTAAATCGACGTATATTAAGACACTAAATCGGATGATTGAGCTTGTTCCCAGTGTGAGAACTTCAGGAGAAATTACTTACCGAGGCCGAAATATTTTTGATAGGGACTATCGAGTGGAGGAGCTTCGTACAAAAGTAGGGATGGTATTCCAGAAACCAAATCCATTTCCTAAGTCGATTTACGAAAATGTTGCCTATGGCCCAAAGATCCATGGAATCCGTGACAAAAAGACTCTTGATCAAATCGTTGAAAAAAGTCTTAGAGGGGCTGCGATTTGGGATGAGGTAAAGGACCGTCTTCATACAAATGCATATGGCTTATCGGGAGGCCAGCAACAACGCCTTTGTATTGCACGCTGTCTCGCGATTGAACCGGATGTCATTTTAATGGATGAGCCGACTTCTGCATTAGATCCAATCTCTACCTTAAAGGTGGAAGAACTTGTCCAAGAATTGAAAAAAGATTTCAGCATTATCATTGTTACACACAACATGCAGCAGGCTGCCCGAATTTCAGATAAGACTGCGTTTTTCTTAAACGGCGAAGTCGTTGAATACTCTGATACAAATAAAATCTTTTCTAATCCTTCCGATAAACGTACGGAAGATTATATTACAGGCCGGTTCGGCTAA